The sequence below is a genomic window from Plodia interpunctella isolate USDA-ARS_2022_Savannah chromosome 5, ilPloInte3.2, whole genome shotgun sequence.
CCCATAAAACACTTAAATACCTACgatgtgtgtatattatttttttaaaataaatcataaaaaaaacagttttacgTAGAAAACGAAATCATATAGGTAATTTGACAATTTTCTTGCAACGATAATTATTTAGTGtccaattaaattattagttattttaatgttagtCGCTTGTCGTTTTGCAAATCCCCCTTTAAGTAAACAAATACAGTAAAATAGTCAAATAATTATTCGATAACTATTTATTCCAGCACATATCTAAAACCTCCTCTTATGCTGTTGaggttttgaataaaaatcaatttctttCGCCAACCGCTGCTTTTCTTCTGCCCTGGATCTGGCGGCTGCGTCCCTGAGTTCTGCAGGACAGGCGGCCACCTCGTCTGCGGAGACGCAGGTGGACGTCAGGTCGTCGAAGGCAGAGTCACCGCCGCAGGACAAAACACGCGGACGTCCGTCTATACAGAGGAAGTACTTCTGGCAATTGTTGTCGGCTCTGTCGAAGAAGATTTCATATGATCATACATTTggtttattgtaaaacattttttatgttctaGTGCTTAAAGTAGTTATTGTCTTAGTACATCAAATCGTTACTATCAGGCTCCAATGGACATGAGCGCggtacctatatacctatCTAGTTATAGCAAATATTTTGTCAGCAATTGCAAAAGTTTGATTTCATCAAAAGATATTTCATAACAGTCAATGCCTACGACTTGCGTATAGGTTGGTTTATTGGTATTACAAACCTATTCCATGGTGACCACAACAGCTCAAAAGAGTTATTGAAAATGAATTCTGGCAGCAAGTGtgtcaataatttaataaaaatagttatgaaTAAGGTCACGTTAATGAGTAGGTACTCGGATGTGGCATTTCTAAGGCGAGGTTACATAACCCAAGGTCGCTTATCTTCTGACATTAAGACTTGCGATGACCAGACCGGTCTATTAGGTAACCAGTTCTTAGCATTTCAATTCATAAATACCTACCAATTGAAAGTAAGTATTTCTAGACAAACAAATgattgtaattttgaaatgattgATTTCGTATGCGTATTTATACACATTTTCCTCCTAAAAATTGTCTACTCTACTctataaaggaaaaaaaaaatgaatactGCTATCTTAGATACCTACCCGAAATTGTTAGTTAATAATAAGTGGAATATGTTtgatacttattataattaaattttggttTAGGTACTTAGACGATCTtttctcataaataaattagtttcgaTTCTGTTCATTAATGAAGAGGGCTTGAGTTTGCCATGTAGATTAAGTAAATGTATGGtcgatttaaattataacaaataataaacatgGTACAAAATGATGGTGAATAAATTACATGTCTATctacatattaatttagttgATATCTTTTACGTTTACATTAGTTTAAAATTCTTACCTATAATATCTGAATCCGGCGGGTGGGCCAAGCTCTCTAGACACGGGCACTTCCGGGCACCGGAAACCAAGGAATGCTGGAAATTATAAacggaaaaatattaaacatcatgataaataataaatacataatttataattatattctattaccGTACCGGCCTATGAGAAATATAGTTAAGTAACACCTTTGAGTTCAGTATTCAGACATAACGGAATTACTAaaaatagtgaaataaaacatttacaaaattatctgTTCATTGTCTtccatttgtaatatatataggtatattgaaaattatgaaataacacAATTATTGTAGATCTCGGCTCTAGCATTACTACTCAAATTCCTTGGTTTAATATCATACGgccatatgtatgtatatgggtatatgtaatgtatgttaatggcaatttattattgttatccGAACTGCGTAAGAATTGATTTGCAACATATTTTCCAAGAGATGACGCAGCGCAGTCGAAATACTATGCTATATTGCATATATGGTGTCCTCATTGAGCGACAGAACGCTGTCTGACGCCATGCGACGCTATGCGTATTTGAAAGATTATGGCGAAATCATGCGACAACTCAGACCCTTGTAAGGCGCATCGGGCCTCGTTGCGCTGCTATTTCACGTTGTGCTCAGCTAGGATGCAGGCTTGTGTATACGATTTCATGATTACGTAGGTACAGCAAAAGTTGTGGTTACAAACAATCTTCTGTCAAGCATTTTATCTTGCTTTTGACACCCTTATATCTCCaaacgatatatttttattagttattctTCGGCAGGTTAAATTCTTATAAAGAAAAGGATGTTTGGGACTCATAAATGATTATCTGTTGTTATCAAGAAAGATCGACGTTATGCGTGCGGTTGGTTGTATAGTCACAGTCGaaacttcaatattttaatttcactcCAGGCTTCGCGGGAATTCGcatggatgagagagagaaaaagtaaaagaagTATCCACCTTCAGCATCGCAGTCAGCCACTTGGTCAGGCCACTCGCAGCGGTAGGTCTCGGGGCTGAAGGCCAGGCCCTCGGGGCACGAGAAGTCGTAGCCGACGCCGTTCACGCAGTTCCTGAAGTAGCTGCAGTTGCGTGCGTCCCCCAGCTTGTAGAAGCCGAACTGGTGGGGGCAGTCGTCGGTGGGCTGCGCGGGCTCTGGGAACATATAACAATACTTTCATACATCCATATCCATTTATgttataactagcttttggccgcggctttgcccgcatgagttattctgcgaaagcggaacaaaaCTTGGAAAACTTTCACCCCTCATCTTTCACCCCTCATTATAGTCAATGggggttgatttaaaaaaactaccctatgtttgaaaattaactacatgcataccaaatttcatcaaaatcggtttagccgtggaAGCGGAAGATACAGATAGAGAGatacagacggacagactttcgcatttatattattagtatggaagttggatataaaataattcctcCTGCACTTGGGCTGCTTAATGGCAACAAATGAAGACGTTGAGGCAGACCATTATTGAGAAGATATGGTTTGACTTGTTTTCGTTGTAGTGctatcgacacgcaaagaaatatatgaaagtgtgtttgtttgtccttctttcaggTTAAAGggaaacattaaattattatagaacaCCTAGCTGTTACGTGAACGTTAGTTCAGTGGTTTATCAAATGATCGATtacttgttaatatttttgaaaattcaacgcgttgatgtcttttgctatacattatattataaaaactaaataatattaattcgtAACAATTGAATTTATTGACAGCTAGTAAAGacaatatgtatgtaagtacctagtaCATATTATGTCATATTCAAGACCGTATTTATAGCAGCTCGTTTACCTGAGTTGGTGTTGGAAGCTTCATGAATTTTTCTTGGACGAAATTTGATCGAATATAGGTATAGTCTACGCATCGATCGTTATATAACACAGGTGTAgagatttcataaataaattgatttacatATGCCTTTATAGGGTAGATGAGACCAGAAGAATTCCAAGGTCACGTTTATCTAACTGAttaatcttcttcttcttaacaCACTcggtgttattgctaacactggtgttttattcaagtctcAAGTTGGCTGTTTGGTGGTGACATTAAATGTCCAGTGTATTATAATCCGGTTCCTAGCAtatcttttacaatctgcgctgGATGGGAAGCAACTAGCACAATCATTtctgaagtgaaaacttctatggctgcgttgtgcactttttgtcatgtgtaaaaaattttaaactcgcGTCCAGGACACGTGAcaatcgaaaattcgtaagacgttatgcacaatgttaatattcaagttttcacttctgtcGGCACTCCCGGAGCCGTCGGCACGAcccgttttatttttcacttccAGACCAGCATcgcagaaaataaattgatattttttcaaccAAATGTCGGTTGAAGCGAAATTTTAAGAAACTCACGTTTGACGTTCTTTCGTATGCATCAATCTGCCACATAAGATACACAAAGATGACCTTTAAAGTTGCGTGAAGTACACAAGACGTCTTACGGAGGCACGTCGATGTTGTGTCAAGATAGTgttgaaaatgttaatatgtGTGGAAGGACGTCGCTGCTAGTGTATTCGAATTATGATAATATCAGTCTGTTCTCAGTATTATACATTCAAGAGCAAAGCAGAGAGTACATGCTATCAACGTCAACCACCGTAACAATATATCAATTAGATCTAGGCACTAAAAGTgagttatttatgaatttatttctgtatacaattaatttaagttttctgTAGTTtctcgatattttatttattagtacttATATTTCGATGTTTTATACCAATTTGTTTTAACGTTGCAGTagggatataaaaaaaaatggttggtTAAGAAGAAAGCCAGTAAGTTGTGATTAacaatacctaataataatgatgattaATAATACAAGCATGTTTGCAaaagttatttgtttaaataatagagTATTATCGTTAGTGTACTCGTGGTAAGTATTAAGATGTTACTCACGTAGAGAAGAGCGCTCGAGGCAAGCAACTTCGTTGGGGTATTGGCAGGGATAACCGCTCGCATTGGGGTTGAACAACAGGCCGTCTGGACAGCTCCTCTCCTCCGATGTTccattctaaatataaaaattacgtttttaaaattatgatagaaaattttactaaCTTTGACAGACagtttgacaaaatatttttcatttaaaacattatttcgaAGCTTCGAGTTTCGCTTCTCACGCATTAGTATGAAGATTGCGTTCGATTCATTGACttgatttttcgaatattttttttatcaaaaatacttttcaataagtttttccaaaaatatacgCATCATTACAGAACGCGTCGAACGTTCGATAGAAATTTTTCGATTGTGAATTTCggagaatataaaataagagtCCACTTTTTCTATTCCATCGAAAAAAATAACCAAGTTTACAGAATATATAGGCCCAGAAATTACCTGAATAAGTTTTGCTGGCTCAAAGTGAAAAGGTACATTTCTAAAATGGtaactaaatatacatattcatTGTCATATCATTCCCAAACTCAAAACTTCAAGTGATTATCagagtaatataatatatataataatattgtcgAGTTACTTGATGAGTAGAGTTTGACCCTGATTTGACCGagttcataattatttttagtttcctTAACCTTTGCATCTGCTgacattattacaaaatgaatCAAGTTGTTTCGGTTAGTCAGTGTTTGAATCcggtttgaatattttatgaggccaatctttttttttcacataaatgtttttattaaaataatgcatCTTACATACAAATGAAGTTCCTGGCGaatgttgtaaaattatacataaatcagTATAGACTTGTAGAagttgtattttatgttaaacttaaaaaaagacTATTGATCATAGCATGATCATtgctatttatgtacctattaccTACGTCTGTACTGTCCGTATCGTGtccatataaatttcattatttttattttaaatttaataaataaagcgatactaattatttattaatatcacaTTAATCGTaacaaatatgtttatgaaaatgtacattattaattattaatatttataaagaaagatCAAATCCTCCAATGATTAAATgactcgccccggcttcgctcgggtaaaaccataataaaaagtagcctatgtcactcctgaaggtttcgcctatctctgtgccaaatttcatcaaaatcggctcagtagtttttaagtttattcattacaaacaaaaatacaaatcttttatctttataatattatcccTTGTATGGATTTAcacgctcccgtggaaatacGGATATAAAAAGTACGCTATATCACTCAGGAATAAtgtagcgtgtggttccgcccctAAATAGGAccgaccactccatatccggGTACACAGATTGACTGATAATTGAGTTAAGGCCCGACTATGCTTTCGAAGTCGGTCATAAGACGATGAATGTGGAACATCGTCAGTTGGAATTCAGGGTTTAATCAATTTACATCTTGCTAATTATTTGATGTACTtacaacacactcgatatatCTGTCACAGCTGCCAGAGATTGGGCTCCTTTCATTGTCTTTACAGGATCCGAGGTTTTGAGATCTCGGTGCTGATGGCTGTTGGAACTGGGGCTGGGCTTGTTGGTACTGATTCTGTTGGTATTGGCTCCTCTGGTTCTGGTTGACAAACGTATTCTGGCTCTGAGGCCTGGCTGCCTGTTGGAAAGTGTTCTGCCCTCGATAATTCTGACCAAAAGAAGACTGGTACTGGGTATTTCCAAATTGTCCGTATCCTATTAACAAgattatttgtaagtattagGTATGTAAGAACATAAGTTATTCCACATTAAAATTCGGATTGTGTATATGAAGATGACCTCGATGAACAAATCTGAGAACGATATTTGTTTATCCCATTCAATGAAGCATTATAAGAATACTGACAACATTTAAActtatcatttaaatacatCTGGAGAAAGACGAAGATCTTGAAACTTCTGTATTTTTAAcaggtttatattttatttaatgttatattgtgATATAGCTATGAGTATTACTATCACCGTGATAATACTCACAGCTATTCAGATGAAGTACCCATTAAGATCAGTCAACTATCTTTTAAAACTATTGCTGGTTTGGACATAGTATCCAGTTTTCatcacatcattattttttgtactttaggttagacaaataaacatcattacatacttattaaaaaatgacgGCATTGGGTCAGACAAATATAGAACTCACGGGAGAAACTTTTCACGGGTCCTTGAATTTCGTCCTTTTAACTTTTATCAGAATTTCCAGACTTAAGTAATTGCTTGTTTGATCTCATTAAgtgatgtattatttttagtgtcgCAAAAAAGGAATGAATGGACTAGCTctatcttttaaaaaagatatatacGTATAAATAGTTCGAAGttctattgaataaatatgagTCAATTCTCTCACGTACCTAAGTGATGATTTTTTCAAGCATGCCGAGATTGTCTtctatgatttttatattttttaaatgtacatttaTGCCTATTATTTCACTGCTAATTATCTAATTACGGATTGGCCCAGCCTCTGTCATTGTCGTTGGCGGGATCAGGAAACTACTTGCCGTAATAGCATTATTCATAAGGTTTGAATGGTTAGACACGAAATTGGTAGACGGTTTAATCAAgaaatgtgaatattttgGTTACATGTGCGTcttactttataaattaatagatttacttattataaaatagcaattttataaaaaagactaaaattaataagtccATTAGGAGAATCGAGAATTCTATTTTCGGAGATTTGAGTATTTTTATGTctctattattaatttttaataaaatttataaattcatataaatatttaaatgtatgctTCTGTATCATGTTAGAGGATTATCTTGAGAGAAAGGTTTTGATCGTAATGTATTCTCTGTCTGTAaactattttacatttaaattaattaagattttaaatcgataagaaattactatttcaaTTTGGAAATCATGACAGAAAAAGTTGTAAgttgttttcataataaatctttatttcttacaactttattattccgagatttatatttattctctgctctttgtatattttttgcgaGGGATTTTATTCTAAGCTAAATCTTTTAATAACATTCTATGATATTTAATGCATGACATCTTCatgtacaaattaaaaacggtaatttaatattttttttgcttgaTCCTTATTCTAAACCATTGACTTACTTACCAACGGCGCAAATGTACGCCAAAACCACAAAAACCTTCATTTCCACTGTGACAATAACACGTTCGCACTGAGCTTGGACATATACTAAATGTGTGCAGAGTGATGCGCAGGAGTTGTGGAGAAGCGACCTTGGGTCAAGCGCTTTGCGAAACTACAATTCTGCTCAGCCACGCCTTCATGGATGagttacataaacataaagCATATTGCTTAGTTTTTCGTACGTTAATATAAAGctcacattaaaaatatgcaatttatGTCGATTGCTCATTGTATAAAGTAGAGTTTTTGAAGCATTTTCAGTATCGGGCTGATCTAtatgatgtatgtatatgatGGTTCATGACACAGAGCTTTATGTTCATTACAGACAGCCGTCGTAAATGAGGAAATCAtcgaaaattttgtatattcatTGAATTTTGCTAGAAATTTCTGTGTATTATGTAAGCAGCATTTTATTaagagtattttatataagaaaatgtaTTCTGAGAAATTGAATCTAAAACAACTTTTCTCCTTGCCATTTTGTCGGTATAGGTTAAGCAAGTTGAGAGGTCACTATAAAAAAAAGGGAATTTATTGGGATAAAATTATTGGCATATCAAATACGGAGAGTTCCACAGCATATGTAAAGGGCTTACAtctaattaagtaaatacaattttggtaGTTTGCTGGTTAACACTGAAAGTATGAAAGGTATAGAACAGAATCTACGGAGAGAAATCaaatgcaaatttttaataaaatctatttatattgcaTGTCTATAATTGCAATTgtgtatagatatattattgcACTGAACCAAACTtattctaatatataaaacacttAAGTAATATCATGAAAATAGCATTGTAATTCGACTACTTATACGTAAATACACATATCAGTATTATTCAGTTggtgtaacaatattttttaggaaACATCATTGCCCtcggaataaaatatatccctGACATTCATTGTCTGGTCGCTGCGTAGAAAAACGTTTAGAGTCATATATGTAAATCTCTATGTAGGCtaggataatattattactttttgttcCAAATCAAGAAAATAACTATActcaaaatacatacataaaacgtGCCTTTCAAAATTACAATCCATATAATAACGACCAGGGGGCTTACTATTATTTCAGGACctaactgatctgcatcgcaaatcgTACCACCAAGTTGATTTGTTATACTATTTCAGTTGAACTGCGctgcatttgtaatatttaagatatatgtttttttttctatataactgTTTGTTCTtgaataacaacaaataaaaataaaataaattagaaattgtaAAAGAAGACCACCTGACACCTGGAGATGAGTATGAAGACTTAGATATATGGAgatgaaaacttgaatatttgGAGATCCAAGACCTGCGTGTTCTTCCGTTTTTAAACGTTACACAAACGACATTACCTAAATATGAGTGCATgtgattttttactttattgtctaatctatattttgttaataccACTTTATCAATTACTtcttaagtataaatataagttgTAAAAAACACAGCTGTAATCTATTTAGAAAGTATGATTCTAAGCAACTTTCATCATTTATGATTCCTCATTACTTTGAAGTCAAAGAATTTGATAACTCTCGTCACAGTATACATTCTTCCCTAGTGCCATAGAGTGATTCAATTTCATTCCTTATGACATTTCGTATCAGTTGGCTCTGTTGTCTGATTAAAGGTTCCCTTTTGCGGTCGGATTTATAATGCTTTATTCCAGGTTTGTGGACGAGGATAGCGTTGTTTAGGAGCATGAAGTCGTAATCCTTGAGACATAGGATGTAGTTCTggaatcaaatataaattatgaaaaaaggTTATCATGCACTCGGTCTAACAGAGAGAGACAGCGAGCACAGCATAATGTTTCCTTTGCTAGTAGTGCAACTCCTTTTCACAGCGGTAATATTAGCGTtagtaaatgtttatattccAGGCACTGcggttttcaacaaaatataatgtgatGTTTTATTCGTCAGTGGAATTCGCCagtggaaggtttaggtgtataatttattatgtttttacccgagcgaagtcggaacggaccgctagtatatattccatattaatactaaaattataaagagattagattagtatttttgtttatagtgaataaaaactcaaaaaattgggccgattttgatgaaatatggtTTTATCGTTCCGGCTGCACCTAGGTGATAGTGTGATAGATAGCTAGCTGTATCGATAATGGCTAAACCTAGACACCTTAGCCGAGGATTATCTGATCACCTAGTTGTGTAGATCACCATTTGCGACCGGCTGCACTTAAGTCTAGCCACATTTCGGGGTTTAGCCATAACATCCTTGTGTACTTTTGTGGAgctaaatacatattatttgtatttgtatggCACTGCCTGAGTGACTAGGGTATGTATCTCGATATTCGCATGGGAACGAAGCACCGGGATGCAgctagtttatattataaaattgtatattgtatttcGCAAAAATGTGGCTCGCGATAACGTAATATAATCCGGGCCACAACTTGAGCGATACTAAAACACTCGTACAAATACAACATTCATTCGGTAGACTGGTCGTGTATTTCGGTTAcaggtaagtatttttttatttgtaaacaaggtgtaactttaactttaaataggtactacttACACGAGAGGTACAAAATGCTGTGGATGTAACTAAATTCTTAGCTGTCCATCCAATGATGCGCAGGGTCCTCCTGGGTTTACGGACATAGGCTAGAGGATTTTATGTATGTGACGGAGTTGATAAATATCTTACTCAAGGAAAATAATGTaggttattcataaatataatttttcaaaatacggAGTAAGTAGAAGTGGAGCGAATTCATTCGAGTTTCGATCAATAGAAATGATCGATCAACAAAAGCAAGTGAGTGGACTAGATCTAATACTTTAACAGATGCTTGTTGCTAGATTTCATTATGCTTTGATTTCTTCCTGGAATTCCGATCGAGTTTGTAATCCCTAAttgtaatacataaaatattacctgAGTCATCTTATCCATCTTGCCTTCCCAA
It includes:
- the LOC128670212 gene encoding protein obstructor-E-like, whose product is MKVFVVLAYICAVGYGQFGNTQYQSSFGQNYRGQNTFQQAARPQSQNTFVNQNQRSQYQQNQYQQAQPQFQQPSAPRSQNLGSCKDNERSPISGSCDRYIECVNGTSEERSCPDGLLFNPNASGYPCQYPNEVACLERSSLQPAQPTDDCPHQFGFYKLGDARNCSYFRNCVNGVGYDFSCPEGLAFSPETYRCEWPDQVADCDAEAFLGFRCPEVPVSRELGPPAGFRYYRADNNCQKYFLCIDGRPRVLSCGGDSAFDDLTSTCVSADEVAACPAELRDAAARSRAEEKQRLAKEIDFYSKPQQHKRRF